From the genome of Blautia pseudococcoides, one region includes:
- the purN gene encoding phosphoribosylglycinamide formyltransferase, whose amino-acid sequence MLRLAVLVSGGGTNLQAIIDAIDNKTITNAEISVVISNNPGAYALERAKNRGMDAVCVSPKNYENRAAFNQALLETLQSYNPDLIVLAGCLVVIPEIMVKAFPNKIINIHPALIPAFCGTGYYGLKVHEAVLKRGAKVTGATVHFVDEGTDTGPIILQKAVEVKEGDTPEILQLRVMEEAEWVIMPRAIDLIANDRITVEDGIVKTKE is encoded by the coding sequence ATGCTGAGACTGGCAGTTCTGGTGTCCGGCGGCGGCACAAACCTGCAGGCCATAATAGACGCCATTGACAATAAAACAATTACGAATGCGGAGATTTCCGTGGTGATCAGCAACAACCCCGGCGCCTATGCGTTGGAACGCGCGAAAAACCGTGGAATGGACGCTGTTTGCGTATCCCCGAAAAACTATGAAAACAGGGCAGCTTTCAATCAGGCTCTTCTCGAAACCCTGCAGTCCTATAACCCGGATTTGATCGTGCTTGCGGGTTGTCTTGTGGTGATTCCGGAGATCATGGTAAAAGCGTTTCCAAATAAAATCATCAATATCCACCCGGCGCTGATCCCTGCTTTCTGCGGAACCGGCTATTATGGGCTCAAGGTCCATGAGGCTGTGTTGAAAAGAGGGGCGAAAGTGACCGGAGCTACAGTACACTTTGTGGATGAGGGCACAGATACCGGCCCGATCATCCTGCAGAAAGCAGTGGAAGTAAAAGAAGGGGATACCCCGGAAATCCTTCAGTTAAGAGTTATGGAGGAAGCAGAGTGGGTCATCATGCCCAGAGCCATTGATCTGATCGCAAATGACAGGATAACAGTGGAAGACGGTATTGTGAAAACGAAAGAATAA
- the purE gene encoding 5-(carboxyamino)imidazole ribonucleotide mutase: MAKVGIVMGSDSDMPVMKKAADMLEKFGIEYEMKIISAHREPDVFFEYAKTAEEKDFKVIIAGAGMAAHLPGMCAAIFPMPVIGIPMHTTSLGGRDSLYSIVQMPSGIPVATVAINGGANAGILAAKILATSDPALLQKLKDYKEELKDQVVAKDARLQEVGYKEY, translated from the coding sequence ATGGCAAAAGTTGGAATTGTTATGGGAAGTGACTCTGATATGCCTGTTATGAAAAAAGCAGCAGACATGTTGGAAAAGTTTGGGATCGAGTATGAGATGAAGATCATCTCAGCCCACAGAGAACCGGACGTATTCTTTGAGTACGCCAAGACAGCGGAGGAAAAAGATTTCAAAGTCATCATTGCAGGTGCAGGAATGGCAGCTCACCTTCCAGGCATGTGTGCAGCGATTTTTCCCATGCCGGTAATCGGTATCCCCATGCACACCACATCATTAGGAGGAAGAGACTCCCTGTATTCCATCGTACAGATGCCGTCCGGAATTCCGGTTGCAACAGTTGCAATCAACGGAGGAGCCAATGCAGGTATTCTGGCAGCCAAGATTTTAGCAACTTCGGACCCGGCACTTCTTCAGAAGTTAAAAGACTACAAAGAAGAGCTGAAGGACCAGGTCGTTGCAAAAGACGCAAGACTGCAGGAAGTTGGATATAAAGAGTATTAA
- the purM gene encoding phosphoribosylformylglycinamidine cyclo-ligase, translating to MDYKNAGVDIEAGYRSVELMKEHIKKTMRPEVLTNIGGFSGAFSMDAFKNMEKPTLVSGTDGVGTKLKLAFIMDKHDTVGIDCVAMCVNDIACAGGEPLFFLDYIACGKNYPEKIAEIVKGVAAGCEQSNAALIGGETAEMPGFYPEDEYDLAGFAVGVVDEKDLITGKELKAGDVLVGMASSGVHSNGFSLVRKVFDMTKESLDTYYDELGKTLGEALIAPTKIYVKALRSVKEAGVRIKGCSHITGGGFYENVPRMLKDGVCAVIEKDSYPIPPIFTLMAKKGEIDAKMMYNTYNMGIGMVMAVDEADVEKTMEAVKAAGETPYVIGRIESGDKDVKLV from the coding sequence ATGGATTACAAGAATGCCGGTGTAGATATTGAAGCAGGCTACAGATCAGTAGAGTTGATGAAGGAACACATTAAAAAGACCATGAGACCGGAAGTGCTCACCAATATCGGTGGATTCTCCGGTGCATTTTCCATGGATGCATTCAAGAACATGGAGAAGCCGACTCTGGTATCAGGAACAGACGGTGTGGGTACCAAGTTGAAACTGGCTTTCATCATGGACAAGCACGACACCGTAGGAATCGACTGTGTGGCAATGTGCGTGAATGATATTGCATGTGCAGGCGGAGAGCCGCTGTTTTTCCTGGATTACATTGCCTGCGGCAAGAACTATCCGGAAAAGATTGCGGAGATCGTCAAAGGCGTGGCAGCAGGCTGTGAGCAGTCAAATGCAGCGCTTATCGGCGGTGAGACAGCAGAGATGCCCGGGTTCTATCCGGAGGACGAATACGACCTGGCAGGATTTGCTGTAGGTGTAGTGGACGAAAAAGACCTGATCACAGGCAAAGAGTTAAAAGCCGGCGATGTACTTGTAGGCATGGCGTCCTCCGGTGTACACAGCAATGGATTTTCCCTTGTCAGAAAAGTGTTTGATATGACAAAAGAGTCTCTGGACACTTACTATGATGAGCTGGGGAAAACTCTGGGAGAGGCATTGATCGCTCCCACTAAGATCTATGTAAAGGCATTGAGAAGCGTAAAAGAAGCCGGTGTCCGCATCAAAGGCTGCAGTCATATTACGGGCGGCGGATTCTATGAGAACGTGCCGAGAATGCTGAAAGACGGCGTATGTGCAGTGATTGAGAAGGACAGCTACCCCATTCCCCCGATTTTCACCCTGATGGCAAAAAAAGGTGAGATCGACGCAAAAATGATGTACAACACCTACAACATGGGAATCGGCATGGTGATGGCTGTGGATGAGGCAGACGTGGAGAAGACCATGGAAGCCGTGAAGGCAGCAGGTGAGACTCCGTATGTCATCGGCCGCATTGAATCTGGAGACAAAGACGTTAAATTAGTGTAG
- a CDS encoding endosialidase, with amino-acid sequence MSVVKELIRTEENGKISFGNYELAAKSKLSDFEHDGDMYKVKTYNEITKLERNGMFVYESVPGTAVLDLDVVEDGMSFAVEGPKDAQITVELEEDTEYAVTIDGVNAGQMKTNLGGKLSFSVELEQSEQVSVNIKKL; translated from the coding sequence ATGTCAGTAGTAAAAGAGTTAATACGAACAGAGGAAAACGGTAAGATCAGCTTTGGAAATTATGAATTGGCAGCGAAATCCAAACTATCCGACTTTGAGCATGACGGAGACATGTATAAAGTAAAGACATATAATGAAATTACAAAGCTGGAGCGCAACGGTATGTTTGTGTATGAGTCTGTTCCGGGAACTGCAGTTCTGGATCTTGATGTAGTGGAGGACGGCATGAGCTTTGCGGTGGAAGGCCCAAAGGATGCGCAGATCACCGTAGAACTGGAAGAAGATACAGAATATGCGGTTACCATAGATGGAGTAAATGCAGGTCAGATGAAGACGAATCTGGGCGGCAAGCTGTCCTTCAGCGTTGAGCTTGAGCAGTCCGAGCAGGTATCTGTAAATATTAAGAAGCTGTAA
- the radA gene encoding DNA repair protein RadA, with amino-acid sequence MAKAKKTVFFCQNCGYESAKWMGQCPGCREWNSFVEETVFQGTKKSPGQAAGSAAGGRAGKPMMLSQIDIREDNRIKTSMEELDRVLGGGVVQGSMVLVGGDPGIGKSTLLLQVCKLLSDAGHKILYISGEESLKQIKMRAQRIGEFNENLRLLCETNLEIISTTIENEKPEAVIIDSIQTMYHEEVSSAPGSVSQVRESTGILMKIAKGMGISVFIVGHVTKDGSVAGPRVLEHMVDTVLYFEGDRHASYRILRSVKNRFGSTNEIGVFEMQECGLVEVKNPSQVMLNGRPTDASGTVVVCSLEGTRPILIEIQALVTKTNFGLPRRTSVGIDYNRVNLLMAVLEKRAGLALGNCDAYVNLAGGMKLGEPAIDLGIVAAIISSYRNRTVDPDTLIFGEVGLSGEVRGVSQAQQRVKEAEKMGFTTCIMPKANLEGLQGKFKISLIGVGNIKDVMGYI; translated from the coding sequence ATGGCAAAGGCGAAAAAGACAGTTTTCTTCTGTCAGAACTGTGGATATGAGTCTGCAAAATGGATGGGGCAGTGTCCCGGATGCCGGGAGTGGAATTCATTTGTGGAGGAGACTGTTTTCCAGGGGACTAAAAAAAGCCCGGGACAGGCGGCAGGAAGCGCAGCGGGCGGCCGTGCAGGCAAACCTATGATGCTCTCTCAAATAGATATCAGGGAGGATAACCGGATCAAGACCAGTATGGAGGAATTAGACCGGGTTCTGGGCGGCGGTGTGGTCCAGGGCTCTATGGTGCTGGTTGGGGGAGATCCCGGAATTGGAAAATCCACCCTTCTTCTGCAGGTATGTAAACTGCTTTCTGATGCAGGTCATAAAATTCTATATATCTCAGGAGAGGAATCCCTGAAGCAGATTAAAATGCGGGCGCAGCGTATCGGGGAATTCAATGAGAATCTGCGCCTTCTCTGCGAGACGAACCTGGAGATCATCAGCACAACCATAGAAAATGAAAAGCCGGAGGCGGTCATTATCGACTCTATCCAGACCATGTATCATGAGGAGGTGTCCTCCGCACCGGGCAGTGTTTCCCAGGTCCGGGAATCCACAGGTATCTTGATGAAGATTGCAAAAGGAATGGGAATATCGGTCTTTATTGTAGGCCACGTGACCAAGGATGGAAGTGTGGCAGGCCCCCGTGTACTGGAACATATGGTGGATACGGTACTGTATTTTGAGGGGGACAGACATGCGTCCTACAGAATCTTAAGAAGTGTGAAGAATCGTTTTGGCTCCACCAATGAAATCGGTGTATTTGAGATGCAGGAGTGCGGGCTTGTGGAGGTGAAAAACCCCTCTCAGGTTATGTTAAACGGCCGTCCTACGGATGCGTCAGGGACTGTGGTGGTTTGTTCTTTAGAGGGGACGCGTCCGATATTGATTGAAATCCAGGCTTTGGTCACAAAGACTAATTTCGGTTTGCCGAGGAGAACCTCTGTCGGTATTGATTATAACCGGGTTAATTTACTTATGGCAGTTTTGGAGAAGCGTGCAGGCTTGGCACTGGGAAACTGCGATGCGTACGTCAACCTTGCGGGCGGTATGAAGCTGGGGGAACCGGCTATTGATTTGGGCATTGTGGCTGCCATTATATCCAGCTATAGGAACAGAACGGTGGACCCGGATACCTTGATTTTTGGTGAAGTGGGTCTGTCCGGTGAGGTGCGGGGAGTCAGCCAGGCACAGCAGAGGGTGAAAGAGGCGGAGAAAATGGGATTTACAACCTGCATAATGCCGAAAGCAAATCTGGAAGGATTGCAGGGAAAATTCAAAATCTCCTTGATCGGAGTAGGTAATATTAAAGATGTGATGGGATATATATGA
- the purD gene encoding phosphoribosylamine--glycine ligase: protein MKVLIIGSGGREHAIAWKVAQSPKVDKIYCAPGNAGIAEFAQCVDIKAMEFEKLAAFAKENAIDLTVVGMDDPLVGGVVDVFEKEGLRVFGPRKNAAILEGSKAFSKDLMKKYNIPTAAYENFEDAEAALAYLREKAEFPIVLKADGLALGKGVLICSTLEEAEEGVKTIMLDKKFGSAGNTLVVEEFMTGREVSVLSFVDGKTIKTMTSAQDHKRAKDGDQGLNTGGMGTFSPSPFYTKEVDDFCEKYIYQATVDAMASEGREFKGIIFFGLMLTEKGPKVLEYNARFGDPEAQVVIPRLKNDIVEVFEACVDGRLDEIDLQFEDNAAVCVVLASDGYPVSYEKGFQIKGLETFKDKDGYYVFHAGTAFKDGRIVTNGGRVLGVTAKGTDLKAARANAYKAVEWISFDNKYMRNDIGKAIDEA, encoded by the coding sequence ATGAAAGTATTAATTATCGGAAGCGGCGGAAGAGAGCATGCCATTGCATGGAAAGTGGCACAGAGCCCAAAAGTGGATAAGATTTACTGTGCACCGGGGAATGCGGGAATCGCGGAGTTTGCCCAGTGTGTGGATATAAAAGCCATGGAATTTGAAAAGCTTGCTGCATTTGCAAAGGAAAATGCCATTGACCTTACTGTTGTGGGTATGGATGACCCGCTGGTAGGGGGCGTTGTGGATGTTTTTGAGAAAGAGGGTCTGCGTGTATTCGGACCCAGAAAAAATGCTGCCATTTTGGAAGGCTCCAAAGCATTTTCCAAAGACCTGATGAAAAAATATAATATCCCCACAGCAGCCTATGAGAACTTTGAGGATGCAGAGGCAGCTTTGGCGTATCTCCGCGAAAAGGCGGAGTTCCCTATTGTGCTGAAGGCAGATGGCCTTGCGCTTGGGAAAGGCGTATTGATCTGCAGTACCTTGGAGGAGGCAGAGGAAGGTGTTAAAACCATCATGCTGGACAAGAAATTCGGTTCCGCAGGCAATACGCTGGTTGTGGAGGAATTTATGACAGGCCGTGAAGTTTCTGTGCTTTCCTTTGTGGATGGTAAGACAATTAAGACTATGACTTCCGCACAGGACCATAAACGAGCAAAAGACGGAGACCAGGGCCTGAATACCGGCGGTATGGGAACTTTCTCCCCAAGTCCTTTCTACACCAAAGAGGTGGATGATTTCTGTGAAAAATACATTTATCAGGCAACCGTGGATGCCATGGCTTCAGAGGGAAGAGAGTTTAAGGGAATTATTTTCTTTGGGCTTATGCTCACAGAGAAAGGGCCGAAGGTTCTGGAATACAACGCGCGCTTCGGCGACCCGGAAGCGCAGGTGGTGATCCCGAGACTGAAAAATGACATTGTGGAAGTGTTTGAGGCATGTGTGGACGGCAGACTGGATGAAATAGACCTGCAGTTTGAGGATAATGCGGCTGTCTGTGTGGTCCTGGCTTCTGACGGATACCCGGTATCCTATGAAAAAGGATTTCAGATCAAGGGTCTGGAGACTTTCAAGGACAAGGACGGCTACTATGTATTCCACGCGGGAACTGCTTTTAAAGATGGCCGGATCGTTACAAACGGAGGCCGTGTCCTGGGTGTGACGGCAAAGGGAACAGACTTGAAAGCGGCCCGCGCCAATGCGTATAAGGCAGTCGAATGGATTTCCTTTGACAACAAATACATGCGCAATGATATTGGCAAAGCAATCGACGAGGCATAA
- a CDS encoding ATP-dependent Clp protease ATP-binding subunit, whose amino-acid sequence MKERYSKQAVSALKAAEKTAEGSSHNYVGTEHLLVGLLKETSGTAGLVLAEAGVEEKKLLALIDKLIAPQGDVVLENPQGYTPRAQRVLDRAREESGNLGGGVIGTEHILIAMLKEYDCVGTRLLHTLGINIQQLYLDVLKAMGKDKMIPKEDLQSGNLMKASTGSQTPTLDQYSRDLTKMAADGKLDPVIGREKEISRIIQILSRRSKNNPCLIGEPGVGKTAITEGLAQRIVWGLVPENMLDKRVVVLDLSGMVAGSKYRGEFEERIKKVVQEVMNNKGILLFIDELHTIIGAGGAEGALDASNILKPSLSRGEIQLIGATTIDEYRKYIEKDAALERRFQPVMVEEPSKEEAVEILKGLAPYYEKHHGAVIEESAIEAAVTMGVRYINDRFLPDKAIDLLDEAASKVQLAGYKTPEGIVQTENHLRSIYAAKEEAVKSQDFDLAKELQAEQDKAEGELTKARERYEKQCRSKKLVVKAEDIAEVVSEWTKIPVKKLAEGESKRLARLEQILHRRVIGQEEAVSAVAKAVKRGRVGLKDPKRPIGSFLLLGPTGVGKTELSKALAEAVFGSEQSMIRVDMSEYMEKHSVSKLIGSPPGYVGYEEGGQFSEKVRRNPYSVILFDEIEKAHPDVFNILLQVLDDGHITDAQGRKVDFKETIIIMTSNAGAQAIIAPKKLGFGAVEDEKQDYKRMKEGVMEEVKRMFKPEFLNRIDEIIVFHTLNKEEIKKIVGILMRDLIKRCKDQMNINLKVRDSVKELIAKEGFDPKYGARPLKRAIQSKIEDAMAEEILEGKIKEGDEVTLGISKQGIKFVVNPSND is encoded by the coding sequence ATGAAAGAACGTTATTCAAAGCAGGCAGTAAGTGCGCTGAAAGCCGCTGAGAAAACTGCCGAGGGAAGCAGCCATAATTATGTGGGCACAGAGCACCTGCTCGTGGGGCTGCTGAAAGAAACGTCGGGAACAGCAGGGCTGGTCCTGGCAGAAGCCGGTGTGGAAGAAAAAAAACTGCTGGCGCTGATTGATAAACTGATTGCCCCACAGGGGGATGTGGTGCTGGAAAATCCCCAGGGATATACACCCAGGGCCCAGAGGGTCTTAGATAGAGCCAGAGAGGAGTCAGGCAATTTAGGCGGCGGTGTCATAGGCACAGAACATATCCTGATCGCCATGCTCAAAGAATATGACTGCGTGGGAACCAGACTTCTCCATACGCTGGGAATCAACATACAGCAGCTTTATCTGGATGTGCTGAAAGCCATGGGAAAAGATAAGATGATTCCCAAGGAGGACCTGCAGAGCGGCAATCTGATGAAAGCGTCCACAGGAAGCCAGACCCCCACTCTGGACCAGTACAGCCGTGACCTTACCAAAATGGCAGCGGATGGAAAACTGGACCCTGTTATCGGCAGGGAGAAGGAAATCTCACGTATTATCCAGATCCTGAGCAGAAGAAGCAAGAATAATCCCTGTCTGATCGGTGAGCCGGGAGTTGGCAAGACGGCCATCACGGAAGGGCTTGCACAGAGGATCGTGTGGGGGCTTGTACCGGAGAATATGCTGGATAAGCGTGTGGTGGTCCTGGATTTGTCCGGTATGGTAGCAGGCAGCAAATACAGAGGCGAGTTTGAAGAGAGGATTAAAAAAGTGGTACAGGAAGTCATGAACAACAAGGGTATCCTTCTGTTCATAGATGAACTGCACACCATTATCGGCGCAGGCGGTGCGGAGGGCGCTCTGGATGCGTCCAATATCCTGAAGCCATCCCTCTCCAGGGGAGAAATCCAGCTTATCGGTGCTACAACCATAGATGAATACAGAAAATATATAGAAAAAGATGCGGCACTGGAGCGTAGATTCCAGCCTGTCATGGTAGAAGAACCCTCCAAAGAGGAAGCAGTGGAAATATTAAAAGGCCTTGCGCCTTACTATGAAAAACATCACGGGGCAGTGATTGAGGAGTCAGCCATAGAGGCAGCCGTAACCATGGGTGTCCGGTACATCAACGACAGATTTCTGCCGGATAAGGCGATTGATCTTCTGGATGAAGCTGCATCCAAGGTGCAGCTGGCGGGTTATAAGACACCGGAAGGCATTGTGCAGACTGAGAACCATCTCCGCAGCATTTATGCAGCCAAGGAGGAGGCTGTTAAGTCCCAGGATTTTGATTTGGCGAAGGAACTTCAGGCAGAGCAGGATAAAGCTGAGGGAGAGCTTACGAAAGCCCGTGAGCGCTATGAGAAACAGTGCCGCAGCAAAAAACTGGTGGTAAAGGCAGAGGACATTGCAGAGGTGGTTTCCGAATGGACAAAAATACCTGTGAAGAAACTGGCTGAGGGAGAGTCCAAACGCCTTGCCCGCCTGGAACAGATCCTTCACAGGCGTGTCATCGGCCAGGAAGAAGCGGTATCCGCAGTGGCAAAAGCGGTCAAGAGGGGACGTGTGGGACTCAAAGACCCCAAACGCCCCATTGGTTCCTTCCTGCTGTTAGGACCTACAGGTGTGGGCAAGACAGAGCTTTCCAAAGCACTGGCGGAGGCTGTGTTCGGCAGCGAGCAGTCCATGATACGGGTGGATATGTCTGAGTATATGGAAAAACACAGTGTGTCCAAACTGATCGGTTCACCGCCGGGATATGTGGGGTATGAGGAGGGCGGCCAGTTCAGTGAAAAGGTGCGCAGGAACCCTTACAGTGTGATTCTTTTTGATGAGATCGAGAAGGCACATCCCGATGTGTTCAATATCCTGCTCCAGGTTCTGGATGACGGGCATATTACAGATGCACAGGGAAGAAAGGTGGATTTCAAGGAGACCATTATCATTATGACCTCCAATGCCGGTGCACAGGCCATTATAGCTCCCAAAAAGCTGGGATTCGGGGCTGTAGAAGATGAAAAACAGGATTATAAGAGGATGAAGGAAGGGGTCATGGAAGAGGTAAAACGTATGTTTAAGCCGGAATTCCTGAACCGGATCGACGAGATCATCGTCTTCCACACCCTCAACAAGGAGGAGATCAAGAAGATAGTCGGAATCCTGATGAGGGACCTGATCAAACGCTGCAAAGACCAGATGAACATTAACTTGAAGGTGCGTGACAGCGTGAAAGAACTCATAGCCAAGGAAGGGTTTGACCCCAAATACGGGGCAAGGCCGCTGAAACGGGCGATTCAGAGTAAAATCGAGGATGCCATGGCAGAGGAGATCCTGGAAGGGAAAATCAAGGAGGGGGATGAGGTTACCCTCGGAATTTCTAAACAGGGAATAAAATTTGTGGTAAATCCCTCGAATGACTAG
- a CDS encoding GNAT family N-acetyltransferase, giving the protein MKIIDRNYQKEQDYDKVLSFLRREYEADPHYPGWKAQRFEDMEYRLNTMYICMGSEPWHSCVHLWEEDGAIVGLCVGERKGENFFYVKRGYKFLYPQMVEWTKNNMFVEEHGRKEHTFWVCDAQRELIDILQSQQFKRSDCDVHLMEHTMTEIQEPTLPEGFRFVYGTEIKDIVLKTNISHWGFNPDQEGVENTACTEANKNRARAPMFDEQFEVMIQDPNGELCSYAYLWVDNDTRSAFVEPVSTRGKYRKCGLGKAMLLAVLRRCKENGVTRAYVEPYDVWREEFYASAGFKTYGKMGIWTLSEKM; this is encoded by the coding sequence ATGAAAATTATTGACAGAAATTATCAGAAGGAGCAGGATTATGATAAAGTCCTCTCGTTTCTGCGCAGAGAGTATGAAGCAGACCCCCATTATCCGGGATGGAAAGCGCAGCGTTTTGAAGATATGGAATACAGATTGAACACCATGTATATCTGTATGGGAAGCGAACCATGGCATTCATGTGTCCATCTTTGGGAAGAAGACGGTGCGATTGTCGGACTCTGTGTTGGTGAAAGGAAGGGGGAAAATTTCTTTTACGTTAAAAGGGGGTATAAGTTTTTATACCCTCAGATGGTGGAATGGACGAAAAACAATATGTTTGTGGAAGAACATGGCAGAAAGGAACATACATTCTGGGTTTGTGACGCACAGCGGGAACTGATTGATATTTTACAGTCGCAACAGTTTAAAAGATCAGACTGTGATGTACACTTGATGGAACACACAATGACAGAGATTCAGGAACCCACATTGCCGGAAGGGTTCCGATTTGTTTATGGAACAGAAATTAAAGATATCGTCCTAAAGACGAATATTTCCCACTGGGGGTTTAATCCGGATCAGGAAGGAGTAGAAAATACAGCCTGTACGGAGGCAAATAAAAATCGTGCCAGGGCGCCTATGTTTGATGAACAATTCGAGGTTATGATACAGGATCCTAATGGTGAATTATGTTCCTACGCCTATCTCTGGGTGGATAATGACACAAGATCAGCCTTTGTAGAACCCGTCAGCACACGGGGGAAATACAGAAAGTGTGGTTTGGGAAAAGCCATGCTTTTGGCTGTATTGCGTCGTTGTAAAGAAAATGGCGTTACACGTGCGTATGTGGAACCTTATGATGTATGGAGAGAGGAATTTTATGCATCTGCAGGGTTTAAAACATATGGAAAG
- a CDS encoding GntR family transcriptional regulator: protein MLIEIDFNSEEAIYIQLCNQIILGIATSKLQEGENLPSVRQLADTIGINMHTVNKAYSVLKQEGFVTIDRRRGAVISIDADKIRALEEMKEELRVLLAKGSCRNISRAEVHQLIDEIYEEYE, encoded by the coding sequence ATGTTGATAGAAATTGATTTCAACAGTGAAGAAGCAATTTATATTCAACTGTGTAATCAGATCATATTGGGAATTGCCACCTCCAAGCTTCAGGAAGGTGAAAATCTTCCTTCTGTGAGACAGCTGGCTGACACCATAGGCATTAATATGCATACGGTAAATAAAGCCTATTCTGTTTTAAAGCAGGAAGGCTTTGTCACGATCGACAGGAGGAGAGGCGCTGTTATTTCCATAGATGCGGATAAGATACGTGCCCTGGAAGAGATGAAAGAAGAACTGAGAGTTCTTTTGGCAAAAGGAAGCTGCCGGAATATTTCCAGAGCAGAGGTCCATCAGCTGATAGATGAAATCTATGAAGAATATGAGTAG